Within the Ochrobactrum sp. Marseille-Q0166 genome, the region AGTATACCCCGCAGGATATTGCGAAATAGAAGACGGTCCCAAACCAATCAGCGTGTTACAGCGGTCCGTCGTGTAGCCTTGGAAGTTCCGATGCAATGTGCCATTTTCAGCAGCGATCGCCAGCGCGTCATCCGGCAATGCGAAGTGATCAATGCCAACAGGCTGATAACCATATTGAATAAAGCTCTCGGCCACTGCGCTTGCCTGCGCAAAGCGCTCATCCGCATCCGGCAGGATACTCTCATCGATCAGTCGCTGATTAGCACGACGTTGCGGCAAGTGTGCATAGCCGAAGCAAGCGATTCGATCCGGCTTCATCTCTGCGACCCGATCGCAGGTCTCACGTAGACTAGCCACGCTCTGAAGCGGCAGACCGTAAATCAGATCGAAATTCAGCCCGTTGATACCTACCTCGCGCAAGAGTGCTGCTGCTGTGGCAACAGTTTCAATAGGCTGCACACGACCGATGGCCTTCTGCACATCCGCGTTAATGTCCTGTACGCCAAGACTCGCGCGGTTTACCCCCATTAATGACAACGTGTTTGCCAGAGCTGGATTAACCGTACGAGGATCAAGCTCAATCGCGTGCTCCATATCCGGGTGGAAATCAAACACCAGCGCAAGAGCCGACATAATACGGTTGAACTGCGTTGCCTGCAGGATCGAAGGA harbors:
- the hemN gene encoding oxygen-independent coproporphyrinogen III oxidase: MHEDTIRRYAALAVPRYTSFPTAADFTAVTADNTKRWLRQIGPEEAVSLYIHVPYCKEICHYCGCHSKMAIRDDVIENFVIALMSEIETVGASLTARPQVVHLHWGGGTPSILQATQFNRIMSALALVFDFHPDMEHAIELDPRTVNPALANTLSLMGVNRASLGVQDINADVQKAIGRVQPIETVATAAALLREVGINGLNFDLIYGLPLQSVASLRETCDRVAEMKPDRIACFGYAHLPQRRANQRLIDESILPDADERFAQASAVAESFIQYGYQPVGIDHFALPDDALAIAAENGTLHRNFQGYTTDRCNTLIGLGPSSISQYPAGYTQNISDVGQYCKRVGAGDFATVRGYTMRDSDRQRAGIITALMCNFRVDLNTAAPGVEFSDELALLRPLVADGLVEVQNGVITATEDGKPLIRLVAATFDEFRRESMHGFSFAV